A region of the Gracilinanus agilis isolate LMUSP501 unplaced genomic scaffold, AgileGrace unplaced_scaffold19816, whole genome shotgun sequence genome:
GCCCTCGCTCGTCTCCAAGGCCGCAGGCCAGTGTCCATTGTGTCTCCGGAGCCGGGCACCACGAGGGACGTGCTGGAGTCAGCCGTGGACATCGGGGGCTTCCCGGCCTTGCTCAGCGACACGGCCGGCCTCCGAGACAGCCCCGACCTGGTGGAGCAGGAGGGCGTCCGGCGGGCGCAGGAGAGGTGAGGCCGGGGGTTTCTGGGCTCCTGGCAGGAGCTTCTCCTTCTTGGGCCATCTTCCTGGTCCATTATTTTCCTGAGGGTCCCCCCCAGTCAGTGGGGCGGCGGGTGATCCCCTGGGCCTCGGCTGGACATCCCTCGCCCCGTGGAAGGCCCTGCGCCTGGGAGGGTGGCTGGGGGGATGGAGGGGGGGTCTTGGCCGCTTCTGGGCGATCGTGAGAAAGCCTTGCCGTCCGTCTTAGGAGCCATACTGTATGggtgccaaggcagaaaagcagttagCGCTGGGCGGtggggtgagtgacttgcccagggtcacacagctaggaagagtcgaGGCCTTAGCTCACCTCAGACGTTAAGCCTATAGTCAGTTGTCGCTGGTAGACCCTCCCCAGGACGGCCTTCACGCCTTGGCTCAAGAAGGCCCGAGTCCTGAGCGATGCCGGGATGACCACGAGGAGCCCGACGTTCAGACGGGGAATGATTTGCTCCAGCTAGTGGGCAGCGGGCTGGGGCCTCTCTTGCCACGGGCTGGCCCTTCCTCAAGGCCCCCGACAGCAGCTCCTCCCGCTTCCATCCCGTCCCCTCAGGCTGGCCGAAGCGGACATCGTGCTGGCCCTGGTGGATGCCACGGACTTGGCCTCGGACGCGAGCCGCCGCTTCCTGGAGACAGTGGTGACTCCTGGGGGCCCCTCCGCCTCCCCCCGCATCCTGCTGGTGCTTAACAAGGCTGACCTGCTGCCAAAGGGGGGGCCTTCTGGGGGGGCCGCCCTGCCCCCCCACCTCCTGCTGTCCTGCAAGACCAAGACCGGCCTGGAGGCTGTGCTGGCCGCCTTGAAGAAGGAGCTGGCTGCTGTGTGAGCCCCACCCCCGCCTGACCT
Encoded here:
- the LOC123254326 gene encoding tRNA modification GTPase GTPBP3, mitochondrial-like: DSAVEGLREALEAHLRDARRGQRLRSGAHVVIAGPPNAGKSSLINLLSRRPVSIVSPEPGTTRDVLESAVDIGGFPALLSDTAGLRDSPDLVEQEGVRRAQERLAEADIVLALVDATDLASDASRRFLETVVTPGGPSASPRILLVLNKADLLPKGGPSGGAALPPHLLLSCKTKTGLEAVLAALKKELAAVCGDPAVGPPVLTRARHRHHLQSCLEALRGYGRSRARDLALAAEELREARRQLGRLTGQGRPDQILEVIFRDFCIGK